In Lentilitoribacter sp. Alg239-R112, the genomic stretch TCTCAACGATTTCGACAGTCGCTTGGTCTGTGACCCTCAAACCACCCTCAAAACGCGATTCTATGCCTAACTTCTTAAGCATTGCGCCTATTTGTGGACCGCCCCCGTGAATGACCACAGGATTAACACCGGACTGTTTGAGAAGTGCAATATCGCGGGCAAAAGCCTGTGCTAAGGAATTGTCGCCCATAGCATTCCCGCCATATTTCACAACAACAGACTTGCCTTCATAACGCTGCATATAAGGCAGAGCTTCAGATAAAAAGCGGGCCTTATTTTCACTGATGCTTGTGTCTGTCATCGACGTGGGTTCCTATTAATTAAAATACGTAAAGCAAAGCTAACACCGGGATATTCACGCATCAATATATGGAAATATCGGATTGTTCAATTATTTTACACAAGGCGTAAGATTACTCAGACGTTGCTTTGATAATTGCTCGGCGCAGTTCATCAAGACCCTCACCTTTTTCAGACGATGTCGCAATAATCTCAGGATATGCAGCTGGGTGTTTGGCAATTTGTGCCAGCGTTTCAATCTTCAGTTTTTCCAACTGGGTAACTTTGATTTTATCACCTTTTGTTAAAACAAGCTGATACGAGACAGCGGCCTTATCAAGAAGCTGCAGCACTTCCTCATCATTTTTCTTAATACCATGTCGTGAATCAATAAGCACATAAACGCGCTTTAATGTTGAACGTCCACGAAGATAGTCAAAAACAAGTGCCGTCCAGCGATCGACAACTGACTTAGGCGCTTTTGCATACCCATAACCGGGCATATCTACCAACGCTAATGGTGGAAGGTCTTCTTGTGTACCTTCATAACCTGAAGGTACAAAATAGTTAAGTTCTTGAGTGCGGCCAGGCGTATTAGATGTACGGGCCAAGCCTTTCACATTTACAAGCGCATTTATCAGCGATGATTTACCGACATTTGAACGACCTGCGAAAGCAATCTCAGCCGGACCTGCTGCTGGCAAAAACTTCATAGATGGAACTGAGAGTACAAACTCCCAAACCCGATCAAATGGAAATAGTTTCGCCATATTAAATCACTACTTGCCCCAACTGCCTACTTAGGCAGCTGGATCCTTTTTGCGGCTGAATAAGCTTTTTAGATTATCCCAAAGCTCGATCTTAACACCTTGACGTTTCATGATAACGCCTTGTTGGATAATCGAGAGAGAGTTGTTCCATGCCCAGTAAATTACAAGACCTGCAGGGAATGTTGCCAGCATGAATGTAAAGACAATCGGCATCCATGTGAAAATCATCGCTTGCGTAGGATCCGGCGGTGTTGGGTTCATACGCATTTGCAAGAACATTGTGATACCCATGATAAGTGGCCACACACCGATCGCGAGAATAAAACCTATAACCGGAATAGCTGTTGGATCAAATGGCAGCAGACCAAATAGATTGAAAACTGTTGTTGGGTCCGGGGCTGACAAATCCTGAATCCAACCAAAGAATGGCGCATGACGCATTTCAATGGAAACATAAAGAACTTTATAGAGCGCAAAGAACACAGGAATTTGCAGTAGAACAGGCCAACATCCTGCAACCGGATTAACTTTCTCGGTCTTATAAAGCTGCATCATTGCTTGCTGAAGTGCTTGACGATCGTCGCCATGCTTCTTCTTCAACTCTTCCATCTGTGGCTGAACTTTCTTCATATTCGCCATAGATTTGTAAGACTTGTTAGCCAATGGGAAGAAGATCGCTTTCACCACGACAGTTGTTACCAAAATCGAAATACCAAAATTGCCAAATAGTTCGAAGAAGAAGTGCAATGCATGGAACATTGGTTTTGTAATAAAGTAGAACCAACCCCAATCGATCATTAGATCAAATTGGTCAATGTTTTGCTCGTCCTGATACTTATTGATTTCTGGAACTGTTTTGGCACCAGCAAAGATATGTGTTTTAACACTTGCTGAATTATCAGACGCAATCACAATTGCATCAGAAAGATAATCCGTCTGATAGCTTGGCGTGCCGTTGGCAAAATAACCAAAACGTGGCTGGAACGCGCGACCTTGTTCTGGAACAAGCGCAGCAGCCCAATATTTATCGGTTATACCAAGCCAACCTGTTGCCGTCTTGGCAGGGCTGATAATGCCGTCATCTTCAACATCACCATAATCAATTTCTTGCAGGCCTTCTTCACCTAGGAAACCAAGCAAACCTTCGTGCAAAATATAGATACCAGTGGTTTGCGGTTTATAAAGACGCTTCACACGGCCATAAGGAGAAATGGAGACTTGAGCGCCGGAGGCGTTTGTAATCGTGTCTTCAACTGTGAAAAGATACTTATCATCGACGCTGATCGTGCGATCAAAAATAAGGCCTGCGCCGTTATCATAACTCAATACGATCGGTGTAGTAGGCGTTAGATCTTTGCCAGACTTAACCGTCCACTCAGTTTCTGAGTTTGGCACAACACCTGAATTCTTTGGCGCAATATATCCGACTTCACTAAAATATCCGTTTTGGGACTCCGCCGGCGAAAATAGAACGACGTTCGGGCTGTTCTTATCAAGCTCTTCTCTATAATTTTTCAATATCAGATCATCAAAACGGGCACCCTTGAGATTAAGCGAGCCGGAAAGTGACGGTGTCTCAATAATAATGCGTTTATTTGTTGAAAGCGCATCCTGGCGGGATATTTTTTCGGATGCCGGAACGGATTGGTCACCCGGCAACTCAGTGGCAGCACCCGCGGTTGCTTGTGGCAAACTTGGATCGGTGGCAGTTGCTGTGCCATTTAGCTCCGCCGTCGCAGCTTCTTGCTCTTGTTGAGCAAGTGCTATTTGCCGCTCCTCTTCAAGCTTCGGATTGACATAAATAACCTGCCATCCAATTAGGATTAAAATCGAAAGGCCAATGGCGATAAAATAATTTCGATTGTTTTCCATTATAAATCCCTAACTCGCAATCTGTGCACTTTAGTTTGCTTTGCCGTGTTTTCGGCGTTGACCAGAGGTCGACTTATTATTGAAGCGCTGTTCTAGAGCATAGATAATGTCATTGAAGGGTGCATCCAATAGGTCTTTATGCCCCACAAGCACATAATCGTGCCCAGCCTGCATATATTTGTATGCGCAAAGCCGAACTGCTTCTTTCAAACGTCTGCGAATTCTGTTGCGTTTTACAGCATTTCCCTGACGTTTTGTAACGGTAAATCCAACGCGGGGGGTGTCCGCGTTGTTA encodes the following:
- the yihA gene encoding ribosome biogenesis GTP-binding protein YihA/YsxC; protein product: MAKLFPFDRVWEFVLSVPSMKFLPAAGPAEIAFAGRSNVGKSSLINALVNVKGLARTSNTPGRTQELNYFVPSGYEGTQEDLPPLALVDMPGYGYAKAPKSVVDRWTALVFDYLRGRSTLKRVYVLIDSRHGIKKNDEEVLQLLDKAAVSYQLVLTKGDKIKVTQLEKLKIETLAQIAKHPAAYPEIIATSSEKGEGLDELRRAIIKATSE
- the yidC gene encoding membrane protein insertase YidC, which produces MENNRNYFIAIGLSILILIGWQVIYVNPKLEEERQIALAQQEQEAATAELNGTATATDPSLPQATAGAATELPGDQSVPASEKISRQDALSTNKRIIIETPSLSGSLNLKGARFDDLILKNYREELDKNSPNVVLFSPAESQNGYFSEVGYIAPKNSGVVPNSETEWTVKSGKDLTPTTPIVLSYDNGAGLIFDRTISVDDKYLFTVEDTITNASGAQVSISPYGRVKRLYKPQTTGIYILHEGLLGFLGEEGLQEIDYGDVEDDGIISPAKTATGWLGITDKYWAAALVPEQGRAFQPRFGYFANGTPSYQTDYLSDAIVIASDNSASVKTHIFAGAKTVPEINKYQDEQNIDQFDLMIDWGWFYFITKPMFHALHFFFELFGNFGISILVTTVVVKAIFFPLANKSYKSMANMKKVQPQMEELKKKHGDDRQALQQAMMQLYKTEKVNPVAGCWPVLLQIPVFFALYKVLYVSIEMRHAPFFGWIQDLSAPDPTTVFNLFGLLPFDPTAIPVIGFILAIGVWPLIMGITMFLQMRMNPTPPDPTQAMIFTWMPIVFTFMLATFPAGLVIYWAWNNSLSIIQQGVIMKRQGVKIELWDNLKSLFSRKKDPAA
- the rnpA gene encoding ribonuclease P protein component: MDQEFLAKDIGRLKKRVEFLAVRNGVKRRGKYFLLEVLKKDNNADTPRVGFTVTKRQGNAVKRNRIRRRLKEAVRLCAYKYMQAGHDYVLVGHKDLLDAPFNDIIYALEQRFNNKSTSGQRRKHGKAN